The proteins below come from a single uncultured Dethiosulfovibrio sp. genomic window:
- a CDS encoding tripartite tricarboxylate transporter permease, with amino-acid sequence MIELILQGMKTALSLNVFPFLLFGVTGGIAIGSLPGLTATMGVAVLLPLTFGMESTRALVLLVGVYIGAIYGGSISAILLKTPGTPAAAATVLDGHSMAKKGEAAKALSISAIASFVGGTVSTVMLILFSPILAKFALRFGAPEYFALAIFGLSIIASISGKHPAKGLLAGMLGLLVATVGLDPVTSYPRFTFGQMHLYNGFSIIPVLIGLFALSETFVQMETFIPGEKIKTTFKRGIISLKETISLLPVMLKSGFIGAIIGSIPGAGADIAAFVTYNEARRSSKEPERFGEGSPEGIAAPEAGNNGVTGGALVPLLTLGVPGDAVAAVMLGALIIQGLQPGPLLFTQNADVVYGLFASMLVGNLLMLILGLMGVRLFCRVVEIPKQVIIPTVITLSIVGAYSMNNSVFDLWVALGFGVIGYLMQKVEIPASPVILAVILGPMAESNLRRSVLMYQGGLEFLWTRPITVLFIVLAAISLVSSWIRARKEAH; translated from the coding sequence GTGATCGAACTGATACTACAGGGGATGAAAACCGCCCTCTCGCTGAACGTATTCCCCTTTCTCCTCTTCGGGGTAACCGGCGGCATCGCCATAGGCTCCCTCCCAGGACTGACGGCGACCATGGGAGTTGCTGTGCTCCTTCCTCTCACCTTCGGAATGGAGTCAACCAGAGCCCTCGTCCTTCTGGTGGGAGTCTACATAGGGGCCATATACGGGGGTTCTATATCGGCAATACTCCTCAAAACCCCTGGGACCCCTGCGGCGGCGGCAACGGTCCTGGACGGCCACAGCATGGCGAAAAAAGGGGAGGCCGCAAAAGCCCTGAGCATATCGGCCATAGCCTCCTTCGTCGGAGGGACCGTAAGCACCGTTATGCTGATACTCTTCTCGCCGATATTGGCTAAGTTCGCCCTTCGGTTTGGCGCCCCGGAATACTTCGCCTTGGCGATCTTTGGTCTGTCCATAATAGCGTCCATATCGGGCAAACACCCCGCCAAGGGGTTGCTGGCTGGTATGCTGGGCCTTCTGGTCGCCACGGTGGGATTGGACCCTGTGACCAGCTATCCCAGATTCACATTCGGCCAGATGCACCTCTACAACGGTTTTTCCATAATACCGGTCCTTATAGGGCTCTTCGCCCTTTCGGAGACATTCGTCCAGATGGAGACATTTATCCCCGGGGAAAAGATAAAAACCACCTTTAAAAGAGGGATTATATCCCTAAAAGAGACCATTTCCCTACTGCCTGTCATGCTAAAGTCGGGCTTTATAGGTGCCATAATAGGCTCTATACCCGGTGCTGGAGCGGATATCGCCGCCTTCGTAACCTACAACGAGGCCCGCAGATCCTCCAAAGAACCGGAGCGATTCGGCGAGGGGTCTCCTGAGGGGATAGCCGCACCGGAGGCGGGAAACAACGGCGTCACAGGAGGAGCCCTGGTCCCTCTGCTAACGCTGGGGGTCCCAGGGGACGCAGTGGCGGCTGTAATGCTGGGGGCCCTCATCATCCAGGGCCTTCAGCCCGGACCCCTCCTGTTCACCCAGAACGCCGACGTGGTCTACGGCCTTTTCGCGTCGATGCTGGTCGGAAATCTCCTCATGCTGATTCTGGGACTCATGGGAGTTCGACTGTTTTGCAGGGTTGTCGAGATACCAAAACAGGTCATAATCCCCACCGTCATAACCCTGTCCATAGTGGGAGCCTACTCGATGAACAACAGCGTGTTCGACCTGTGGGTCGCCCTTGGATTTGGTGTTATAGGTTACCTCATGCAGAAAGTGGAAATCCCTGCGTCTCCGGTCATACTGGCCGTGATACTTGGCCCAATGGCGGAGAGCAACCTGAGACGATCGGTCCTTATGTACCAAGGGGGGCTGGAGTTCCTCTGGACCAGGCCTATCACCGTTCTTTTTATCGTTCTGGCTGCCATATCGCTGGTATCCTCCTGGATAAGGGCGAGAAAAGAAGCCCACTAA
- a CDS encoding TetR/AcrR family transcriptional regulator translates to MAGKIKKRKELLEDVMRESLLEATRMVLAEHGWDGTTMDRVAARAGVAKGTIYNYFQDKTELMGSLRGKLSQPYIDALQRIASGNGTALERLDRFVVLALEDLYLNAKLIRAIIVGHMMDRCFTLDKLTDPNIVPLKIHNILAGLITEGISSGEMKDVDPGAAATMIQGGIIEAMRQVTLFEKPMDREKLIGTFRSLLFDGIVKRGDRE, encoded by the coding sequence GTGGCGGGAAAGATCAAAAAAAGAAAAGAGCTTCTGGAGGATGTCATGAGGGAAAGCCTTCTTGAGGCAACCAGGATGGTCCTGGCGGAACACGGATGGGACGGGACCACCATGGACAGGGTAGCCGCCAGAGCAGGGGTAGCCAAGGGGACCATATACAACTACTTTCAGGACAAGACGGAGCTAATGGGCTCCCTTAGGGGAAAGCTCTCTCAACCGTACATCGACGCACTTCAGAGGATAGCGTCAGGGAATGGGACCGCCCTAGAGAGGCTGGACAGGTTCGTCGTCCTCGCCTTGGAGGACCTTTATCTCAACGCAAAGCTCATAAGAGCCATCATCGTAGGACACATGATGGACCGGTGCTTTACGCTGGATAAGCTGACCGACCCTAACATAGTGCCCCTAAAGATACACAACATACTCGCTGGACTTATAACAGAGGGGATAAGCTCCGGAGAGATGAAAGACGTGGATCCTGGAGCCGCAGCTACGATGATACAGGGCGGGATAATAGAGGCGATGAGACAGGTTACGCTTTTCGAAAAGCCTATGGACAGGGAAAAACTAATAGGGACCTTCAGGTCCCTATTATTCGACGGTATCGTGAAACGGGGAGATAGAGAATGA
- a CDS encoding efflux RND transporter permease subunit encodes MRGLIETALKRPVTVIIATLALIIFGLFSLNTMGVERMPNVDFPFVVVTTTMEGASPAVMDNDVTDVLEEQINTIDGIKNIDSSSYEGSSVIAVEFELDKDVDVAASDVRAKVNLAKGSLPDEADDPVVDKFSFSDMAIMTIAVRSDADERTTSTYVDKVARQRLQTVKGVGNAQAVGLREREIRIWLNPSALQARNLTAGDVKNAIHEKHVELPAGRIESDSQEYGIRLAGEYTSIDGLRDMVVARVDGALVRLRDVARVEDGFTDKRTVALYNGKPTVLIQIRKQRGTNEVELAQGVRKMVERLQATAPKGITLEVVYDSSVFIQRSMSGVKGDILIGIMMTSVIMFLFLRTIRATFVAVITIPVCLLGSMVVLKSMGITINNMTMLGLSLAVGMVVDSTTVVMENVHRHREMGKTGMRSAADGTSEVGFSVLAGAATTMAVFLPVAFMSGIIGRFFYTFGITVAMTILISLVLSLTLTPFLCSRILGRQKDTRLSRIMEAPLIGLEKLYSGLLKKVVRHKIITIIVAIGVFVSGIWMSGKLGSEFFPSEDRGSFKIDFELPADASLQQTEAFLLEAGNLVRQDPRVTYTYGTAGSGQGGEVYKGSLNVELVPRKERPPFYEIMGEYRQKFSVFRDVDVIMGNWGGSDVSLVLQGNSSEELAQIGESMKEDLQGRGSGLVDITTDLRMNKPRINLDIDRNLADDLGISIRDLSTEIKAYFGGTNAGSYKEGGYRYDIRLRADEGDRNTPEKVSDVAIRGADGNLIKLPGLITPQIELAPNVIKRHNRQRSLEIGANTSGISPGEGMAQMEEVFKKYAPADGSVTMSPAGDTENMRESFASLTTALAFAILLVYMVMAIQFESFLHPLTVMFSLPLMTAGAFGLLLLAGIRLSVMSFMGIILLVGIVVNNAILLVDFTNQRREQGLDKVSAILEAAPLRMRPILMTTCSTMVGMLPIALGLSEGGEIRQPMSVAVIGGLITSTLLTLVVIPIIYLIIDDISDKTKRMFSKISAVIRGRRMAASGNLPKNSITLERSEQAQWIQKKRPAFWRR; translated from the coding sequence ATGAGAGGCCTCATAGAGACTGCGCTGAAACGTCCGGTGACGGTTATCATAGCCACCTTGGCCCTGATAATCTTTGGACTGTTTTCCCTCAACACAATGGGAGTGGAGAGGATGCCTAACGTGGACTTCCCCTTCGTGGTCGTGACGACCACCATGGAGGGAGCCAGTCCAGCGGTAATGGACAACGACGTTACCGACGTCCTCGAAGAACAGATCAACACCATAGACGGCATAAAAAACATAGACTCCAGCAGCTACGAGGGAAGCTCTGTAATAGCGGTGGAGTTCGAGCTCGATAAAGACGTAGACGTAGCGGCATCGGACGTCAGAGCCAAGGTAAACCTCGCAAAGGGAAGCCTTCCTGACGAGGCGGACGATCCGGTGGTGGACAAATTCAGCTTCTCCGACATGGCCATAATGACCATAGCGGTGAGAAGCGACGCCGACGAGAGGACCACATCCACCTACGTGGACAAAGTGGCCAGACAGAGGCTCCAGACCGTCAAAGGGGTCGGCAACGCTCAGGCGGTGGGACTGAGGGAGAGGGAGATCAGAATATGGCTCAACCCCTCGGCCCTTCAGGCCAGAAACCTGACCGCAGGGGACGTCAAAAACGCCATACACGAAAAGCACGTAGAGCTCCCGGCGGGCAGAATAGAGTCGGACTCCCAGGAATACGGCATAAGGTTGGCAGGGGAATACACCTCCATAGACGGGCTGAGAGACATGGTTGTGGCCAGAGTGGACGGAGCACTGGTCAGGCTGAGAGACGTAGCCAGAGTGGAGGACGGTTTCACCGATAAGAGGACCGTGGCCCTCTACAACGGAAAACCGACGGTCCTTATACAGATCAGGAAACAAAGGGGCACCAACGAGGTCGAACTGGCCCAGGGAGTCAGGAAAATGGTGGAAAGGCTCCAGGCCACCGCTCCTAAAGGGATAACACTGGAAGTAGTCTACGACTCGTCAGTATTCATCCAGAGATCCATGAGCGGCGTAAAAGGGGACATACTGATAGGGATCATGATGACCTCGGTCATAATGTTCCTCTTCCTTCGGACCATAAGGGCCACCTTCGTCGCGGTAATCACCATACCTGTCTGTCTTCTGGGAAGCATGGTCGTCCTCAAATCGATGGGCATAACCATAAACAACATGACCATGCTAGGGCTTTCCCTGGCTGTTGGAATGGTGGTGGACAGCACCACGGTGGTCATGGAAAACGTCCACCGCCACAGGGAAATGGGAAAAACAGGCATGAGATCCGCGGCGGACGGCACATCGGAGGTTGGGTTCTCCGTCTTAGCGGGAGCGGCGACCACTATGGCTGTGTTTTTGCCTGTGGCCTTTATGAGCGGCATCATAGGTCGATTCTTCTACACCTTCGGCATAACCGTAGCGATGACCATACTCATATCCCTCGTGCTGTCTTTGACCCTGACTCCCTTCCTATGCTCCAGGATACTGGGACGACAGAAGGATACCAGGCTATCCCGGATAATGGAGGCCCCCCTTATCGGCCTTGAAAAGCTGTACTCAGGACTCCTGAAAAAGGTGGTCCGTCACAAAATCATCACAATAATCGTCGCCATAGGGGTATTCGTCTCGGGGATATGGATGTCCGGCAAACTGGGATCCGAGTTCTTCCCCAGCGAGGACAGAGGCAGCTTTAAAATCGACTTCGAGCTACCTGCCGACGCATCCCTCCAGCAGACCGAGGCGTTCCTGCTGGAAGCGGGAAACCTGGTGAGACAGGACCCCAGGGTAACCTACACCTACGGAACCGCCGGATCGGGGCAAGGAGGGGAAGTCTACAAGGGGTCCTTGAACGTCGAACTAGTCCCTCGAAAGGAAAGACCGCCTTTCTACGAGATAATGGGAGAATACAGACAGAAATTCTCGGTGTTTAGGGATGTAGACGTAATAATGGGCAACTGGGGCGGCTCGGACGTATCGCTGGTCCTCCAGGGAAACAGCTCGGAGGAGCTGGCCCAGATCGGCGAATCGATGAAAGAGGACCTCCAGGGAAGGGGCTCCGGCCTGGTGGACATAACCACCGACCTGAGGATGAATAAGCCAAGGATAAACCTGGATATAGATCGAAACCTGGCGGACGACCTGGGCATAAGCATACGAGACCTATCGACGGAGATAAAGGCCTACTTCGGCGGCACCAACGCCGGCAGCTATAAAGAAGGGGGCTACCGTTACGACATAAGGCTCAGGGCGGACGAAGGGGACAGAAACACCCCTGAAAAGGTATCTGACGTAGCGATCAGAGGGGCCGACGGCAACCTGATCAAACTCCCAGGGCTTATAACCCCTCAGATAGAGCTGGCACCGAACGTAATAAAGAGACATAATAGACAGAGGTCCTTGGAGATAGGCGCAAATACCAGCGGAATTTCCCCGGGAGAGGGAATGGCGCAGATGGAGGAGGTATTTAAAAAATACGCTCCAGCCGACGGATCGGTGACCATGTCCCCGGCGGGGGACACGGAGAACATGAGGGAAAGCTTCGCCTCACTGACAACCGCCCTGGCCTTCGCCATACTTCTGGTCTACATGGTTATGGCGATCCAGTTCGAGTCGTTCCTCCATCCGCTAACGGTCATGTTCTCCCTGCCCCTTATGACCGCAGGAGCTTTCGGACTTCTATTGCTCGCGGGAATCAGGCTCAGCGTCATGAGCTTTATGGGCATAATCCTCCTGGTAGGAATCGTCGTCAATAACGCAATACTGCTGGTGGATTTCACCAACCAAAGACGGGAGCAGGGCCTGGACAAGGTCTCAGCCATACTGGAGGCCGCCCCCTTGAGAATGAGACCGATCCTTATGACCACCTGCTCGACTATGGTCGGAATGTTGCCTATAGCCTTAGGGCTCAGCGAGGGAGGAGAGATCAGACAGCCTATGTCGGTGGCGGTAATAGGGGGACTCATCACCTCCACCCTTCTGACCCTGGTGGTAATACCGATCATATACCTTATAATCGACGACATATCGGACAAAACGAAGAGGATGTTCTCCAAGATATCCGCCGTAATAAGAGGCAGAAGGATGGCGGCTTCCGGAAACCTTCCCAAGAACTCGATAACATTGGAGAGGAGCGAACAAGCTCAATGGATTCAAAAAAAGCGACCTGCGTTCTGGCGGCGGTAG
- a CDS encoding TolC family protein translates to MDSKKATCVLAAVVTLLWAIPALAVDLTLQEAVQTALDKDIDVLKALEDRKKSDAAKIVAKSALLPSLNLGFNYTRKDGNYALAGQRDAYGASLTATQPLYTGGKATALLRQSQAYEVSVVQSVENQKEAVALVVIRQFSSILHLRENVAAARDSLSFAENHLKEVVKKEALGVANRFEVTRAEQQMSSYRTQLIAAENGLQSAKIALLTTLRLDPHSEIEFQGELKYTMYSGDRQDSLARAMTNRNDLRAAIASLSVQKDEIQVAASGLRPKVDLKASYTWDDPKAANGDEDDDWKIALEVDIPLLDRNETKGKIIQQKAIYRQQELELERLKEAIVSDVAQAWLDLETAGETVNSTSLDLQLASESLRLSQVGYREGVSSQIDVLDAQASYTKARQEHAAALSDYAVKVATLKRIEGELVPFIMTFGGDIS, encoded by the coding sequence ATGGATTCAAAAAAAGCGACCTGCGTTCTGGCGGCGGTAGTTACGCTGCTCTGGGCTATACCTGCCCTAGCGGTGGATCTGACCCTCCAGGAAGCGGTACAGACCGCCCTGGATAAAGACATCGACGTACTAAAGGCCCTGGAGGACAGGAAAAAGAGCGACGCCGCCAAGATAGTGGCCAAGTCCGCCCTACTGCCATCACTTAACCTGGGATTTAACTATACCAGGAAGGACGGCAATTACGCTTTGGCGGGGCAGAGAGACGCCTACGGTGCGTCTCTGACGGCGACTCAGCCCCTTTACACCGGAGGAAAGGCGACAGCCCTTCTCCGTCAGTCTCAGGCCTACGAGGTCTCGGTGGTCCAATCCGTCGAGAACCAGAAAGAGGCGGTAGCTCTGGTGGTCATAAGGCAATTCTCCAGCATACTTCACCTGAGAGAAAACGTTGCTGCCGCCAGGGACTCTCTCTCCTTCGCCGAAAACCACCTTAAAGAGGTGGTAAAAAAAGAGGCCCTAGGGGTGGCAAACCGCTTCGAGGTGACCAGGGCGGAACAACAGATGAGCAGCTACAGGACCCAGCTTATAGCGGCGGAGAACGGCTTGCAATCGGCGAAAATAGCCCTCCTGACTACCTTGAGGCTCGACCCTCACTCGGAGATAGAGTTTCAGGGAGAGCTAAAATACACCATGTACTCCGGCGATAGACAGGATTCGCTAGCAAGAGCTATGACCAACCGCAACGACCTACGGGCCGCCATAGCCTCCCTCTCCGTCCAGAAAGACGAAATCCAAGTCGCCGCCAGCGGTCTGAGGCCCAAAGTAGACCTCAAGGCATCCTACACCTGGGACGACCCGAAAGCGGCTAACGGAGACGAAGACGACGACTGGAAAATAGCCCTGGAGGTGGATATACCCCTTCTGGACCGAAACGAGACCAAAGGCAAAATCATCCAGCAAAAGGCCATCTACCGCCAGCAGGAACTGGAGCTTGAGAGGCTAAAAGAGGCCATAGTCAGCGACGTAGCCCAGGCCTGGCTCGACCTGGAGACCGCCGGGGAGACGGTGAACTCGACATCCCTGGACCTCCAGCTGGCCTCCGAGTCCCTCAGACTGTCCCAGGTTGGCTACAGGGAGGGAGTCAGCTCTCAGATCGACGTCCTCGACGCCCAGGCGTCCTACACCAAAGCCAGACAGGAACACGCAGCGGCTCTAAGCGATTACGCCGTGAAGGTGGCTACGCTGAAGAGAATCGAAGGAGAACTTGTCCCATTTATAATGACATTCGGAGGTGATATCTCTTGA
- a CDS encoding efflux RND transporter periplasmic adaptor subunit codes for MNRLKMAYAAVIIAMWPFCAPALAQDPAPPARVEVIEIVTEPQVYKGFSENSTLEAIDQVTIYPRVSGRLMKMLVKQGDPVKSGQPLAELDHREMDAQISQAQAQIAVAQAQVAQAMAELENAQRERDRYKRLVTEGFSTQQQLDSKETVYRTAKAAVDLNRAQVRQYQANLKRLQVDLSEYTLKASIPGTVVNDYNRTPGEMITTQTALVQIADTTRLKAVVQATEAHAKLIENGMAAIVTVGNTRLNGQVYRVRPFVDVSTRTTQVEVAMDNSVDLKPGMFARVFIVEKELKDAIMVPSESIRTLEDSSWVMVSKEGKAHKVEVVTGITADGRIEVIQGISPGDKVIVSGGRNLEDQDPVTEIAR; via the coding sequence TTGAACCGACTGAAAATGGCCTATGCTGCGGTAATTATAGCGATGTGGCCGTTCTGTGCCCCCGCATTAGCCCAGGATCCCGCCCCTCCCGCCAGGGTAGAGGTTATAGAGATCGTGACGGAGCCCCAGGTATACAAAGGCTTCTCGGAGAACAGCACCTTAGAGGCCATAGACCAGGTCACCATATATCCAAGGGTCTCCGGCAGGCTGATGAAAATGCTGGTCAAGCAGGGAGATCCGGTCAAGTCGGGACAGCCTCTGGCCGAACTGGATCATCGAGAGATGGACGCCCAGATATCCCAGGCTCAGGCCCAGATAGCGGTAGCTCAGGCTCAGGTGGCCCAGGCCATGGCGGAGCTGGAAAACGCCCAGAGAGAGAGGGATAGGTACAAAAGGCTGGTAACCGAGGGGTTCTCCACCCAGCAGCAACTCGACAGCAAAGAGACGGTCTACAGGACCGCCAAGGCCGCCGTCGACCTAAACAGGGCCCAGGTCCGTCAGTATCAGGCCAATCTGAAGAGACTCCAGGTGGACCTATCGGAGTACACCCTTAAAGCGTCTATACCGGGAACGGTGGTGAACGATTACAACCGGACGCCAGGGGAGATGATAACGACCCAGACGGCATTGGTTCAGATAGCCGACACCACCAGGCTGAAGGCGGTTGTCCAGGCCACCGAAGCCCACGCAAAGCTCATAGAGAACGGCATGGCCGCCATCGTCACCGTGGGAAATACTAGGCTCAACGGACAGGTCTACCGGGTCAGGCCCTTCGTCGACGTCAGCACCAGGACCACCCAGGTAGAGGTGGCGATGGACAACTCGGTAGATCTAAAGCCAGGAATGTTCGCAAGGGTCTTCATCGTGGAGAAAGAGCTCAAAGACGCCATAATGGTGCCCTCCGAATCGATCAGGACCTTAGAGGACAGCTCCTGGGTGATGGTCAGCAAAGAGGGAAAGGCCCATAAAGTGGAGGTCGTAACGGGAATAACCGCCGACGGCAGAATAGAGGTTATCCAAGGGATCTCCCCAGGAGACAAAGTTATCGTCTCAGGAGGGCGAAACCTGGAGGACCAGGATCCTGTCACCGAAATCGCAAGATAA
- a CDS encoding transporter substrate-binding domain-containing protein, with amino-acid sequence MRKTINATALAIVSIAILTCQTWGSTLQDVLDRGELKHLGVPYAKFVTGAGDGLDVELMKRFADHLGVTYSYVQSDWDNVIPDLIGRELSVVQGKAILGEKRPIRGDVIASGLTVLDWREELLLLSSPTFPTQVWLLAASRHPDRPVEPSGSISTDIEMTRDMVKNSTVMGLKDTCLDPLIYGLNERGGKIVYFDGETNDLVPAMIKGVSDLLLLDVPDFLVSLASWQGRIKVLGPITETQEMAVAFSPEGEKLKDSFETFFANLVERGEYRRMVVKYYPGLFHHFPLFLSNRN; translated from the coding sequence ATGAGGAAAACTATAAACGCCACAGCCTTGGCTATAGTATCGATAGCTATCCTGACATGCCAGACCTGGGGAAGTACCCTTCAGGACGTATTGGACCGAGGGGAGCTGAAACACTTAGGGGTCCCTTACGCTAAGTTCGTGACCGGAGCCGGGGATGGCCTGGACGTCGAGCTGATGAAGCGTTTTGCCGATCATCTGGGAGTAACCTACTCCTACGTCCAGAGCGACTGGGACAACGTTATACCGGATCTCATAGGCCGGGAGCTGTCGGTGGTCCAGGGAAAGGCTATTCTAGGGGAAAAAAGACCGATCAGAGGGGACGTCATAGCCTCTGGCCTTACTGTTCTCGACTGGCGAGAGGAACTTCTCCTCCTATCCTCTCCCACCTTCCCGACCCAGGTATGGCTCTTGGCGGCCTCCAGACACCCCGACAGGCCCGTAGAGCCATCGGGATCCATATCCACCGACATAGAGATGACCAGGGATATGGTAAAAAATTCCACCGTCATGGGGCTAAAAGACACCTGTCTGGACCCCCTTATCTATGGACTGAATGAAAGAGGGGGAAAGATCGTTTACTTCGACGGAGAGACCAACGATCTGGTCCCTGCGATGATAAAAGGGGTATCGGACCTTCTGCTCCTTGATGTCCCGGATTTTCTAGTCTCACTGGCCTCCTGGCAGGGTAGGATAAAGGTTCTTGGCCCGATAACTGAGACCCAGGAGATGGCGGTCGCCTTCTCGCCGGAAGGGGAAAAACTCAAAGACAGCTTTGAGACCTTCTTCGCCAATCTAGTCGAAAGAGGGGAATATCGACGAATGGTCGTAAAATACTACCCCGGCCTGTTTCACCACTTTCCACTATTTCTTTCCAACCGGAACTAG
- a CDS encoding HD domain-containing phosphohydrolase: MTTVLIVDDDLITRTVLAKVIRGMNHQVIEASNGLEAVQLATRVPGPEIILMDVTMPIMDGIEATRQIRSLGIPAVIMVLTADDSTETIQKAVHAGADDYLNKPINQAQISTRLDMALKASGFYRYRHKFASQMKDLSEISVKNGSSMEVMAEKNENLLSDLLGTLNLVARMRDNQTYEHTTRVGWLSGLIARRLGEPEDEVLALGLAAPLHDLGKIGIPDSILLKPDKLTDREWDVMKEHTVYGWKILNRFSSSVLKIAATVALSHHERWDGKGYPRGLKGEDIALAGRIVTVADCFDVIVTPRPYKKSRPISWGFDEITSLAGKQFCPRTVEAFLDLRDEIEPRYRANYEQREEESIESERER, encoded by the coding sequence ATGACGACCGTATTGATAGTCGACGACGACCTGATAACTAGAACGGTGCTGGCAAAGGTGATCCGAGGTATGAATCACCAGGTCATTGAAGCTTCCAACGGTCTGGAGGCGGTTCAACTGGCTACCAGGGTACCAGGCCCGGAGATCATACTGATGGACGTTACCATGCCCATAATGGACGGCATAGAGGCCACAAGACAGATCAGATCCCTGGGGATACCGGCGGTAATCATGGTCCTCACTGCCGACGACTCCACCGAGACGATCCAGAAGGCCGTTCACGCTGGAGCGGATGACTACCTCAATAAACCCATAAACCAGGCACAGATATCCACCAGACTTGATATGGCCCTGAAGGCATCGGGATTCTACCGCTATCGCCATAAATTCGCCTCCCAGATGAAAGACCTAAGCGAGATCTCCGTAAAAAACGGCTCGTCTATGGAGGTAATGGCGGAGAAAAACGAAAATCTCCTCTCCGATCTTCTAGGGACCCTAAACCTGGTCGCCAGAATGAGGGACAATCAGACCTACGAACACACCACCAGGGTTGGATGGTTATCTGGCCTGATAGCACGGCGATTAGGGGAACCGGAGGACGAGGTTCTAGCCCTGGGACTGGCGGCTCCTCTACACGACCTGGGGAAAATAGGCATACCGGACTCGATACTTCTGAAACCGGACAAACTTACGGACAGAGAGTGGGACGTCATGAAAGAGCACACCGTCTACGGCTGGAAAATCCTAAACCGTTTTTCATCCAGCGTCCTAAAGATCGCCGCAACGGTGGCACTCAGCCATCACGAAAGGTGGGACGGCAAAGGCTACCCCAGGGGATTAAAGGGAGAGGATATAGCTCTAGCGGGAAGGATAGTCACAGTAGCCGACTGTTTCGACGTAATTGTGACTCCTAGACCTTACAAAAAATCCAGACCTATATCCTGGGGTTTTGACGAAATAACCTCCCTAGCGGGAAAGCAGTTCTGCCCAAGGACCGTGGAGGCATTTTTGGATTTAAGGGATGAAATAGAGCCGAGATATCGGGCAAACTACGAACAGCGGGAGGAAGAATCTATAGAGTCCGAGAGAGAGAGATAA